A single window of Spirochaetota bacterium DNA harbors:
- a CDS encoding ribosomal-processing cysteine protease Prp codes for MITITIQGIEFNNNLIHLSGEECSITVAGHSGQAAKGNDIICAGVSALAQSVALALEYYAIAHSINQKDGLLEFCVKVCLLNDAEKTRCESIMSVFILGINEIRKQYPKFVKVYIKR; via the coding sequence GTGATTACTATTACAATACAGGGAATAGAATTTAACAACAACCTGATACATTTATCCGGCGAAGAGTGTAGTATAACTGTAGCTGGGCATTCGGGACAGGCAGCAAAAGGAAATGATATTATATGTGCGGGAGTTTCAGCATTAGCGCAATCAGTTGCTTTAGCGCTTGAGTATTATGCGATAGCTCATAGCATAAATCAAAAGGATGGATTGCTTGAGTTTTGTGTAAAAGTTTGTTTGTTAAATGATGCAGAAAAAACGCGTTGTGAGAGCATAATGTCAGTTTTTATTCTTGGAATAAATGAGATCAGGAAACAATATCCTAAATTTGTAAAGGTGTACATAAAACGTTAA
- the rpmA gene encoding 50S ribosomal protein L27 has protein sequence MAHKKGGGSSRNGRDSQSKRLGVKVFAGQFVKSGSIIVRQRGTKLHPGINVKRGSDDTLFAVTDGIVKFERLDKERKKVSVYPVQA, from the coding sequence ATGGCACATAAAAAAGGTGGGGGCTCATCGCGTAACGGGCGAGATTCCCAGTCAAAGCGTTTAGGAGTAAAAGTATTTGCAGGCCAGTTTGTTAAGAGCGGTTCTATCATAGTACGCCAGAGGGGAACTAAACTGCATCCGGGCATTAATGTAAAACGTGGCAGCGATGATACTCTCTTTGCAGTAACGGATGGAATAGTAAAATTTGAGCGCCTTGATAAGGAAAGAAAAAAGGTGTCAGTATATCCTGTTCAGGCGTAA
- a CDS encoding sensor domain-containing diguanylate cyclase — translation MNDDMSLYDEEIKFPVEIEQYERKIYDLKQLIEISKGLNSTLDYNVLIDSILLTCMGQMQLLKAGIFTHRSIDRQEFVLHRNYKGFEIDHKNEYLIPTNSKLIQFLDANFRCYTLNELKELLPDEPSLDVLIRLDPSLIVPLKGKGTLNGIIVLADRINQKDFSESDKEYMLNIASLAGIAIQNAYLYELATTDMMTKLKIHHYFQTALMEEREKSLKSSLPLSLIMMDIDHFKNFNDTYGHSCGDMVLKNVASVISGSVRQSDIAARYGGEEFAVILPHTDVNEAFKVAERIRISVQKSYVLYKRKKLSVTVSLGITQFNPTIDESTKSIIDRADKALYLSKQQGRNQTTVLLSDK, via the coding sequence ATGAATGATGATATGTCATTATATGATGAGGAAATAAAATTTCCTGTTGAAATAGAGCAATATGAACGCAAAATATATGATTTAAAGCAGCTAATTGAAATTAGCAAGGGGTTGAATTCAACTTTAGATTACAATGTCCTTATTGATTCAATCCTTTTGACCTGTATGGGGCAGATGCAGCTTTTAAAAGCAGGCATTTTTACTCACCGTAGTATAGATCGTCAGGAATTTGTATTACACAGAAATTATAAAGGCTTTGAAATAGATCATAAAAATGAATATTTAATCCCCACAAACTCAAAGCTCATTCAGTTTCTTGATGCTAATTTCCGTTGTTATACATTAAACGAATTGAAAGAACTTTTGCCCGATGAGCCATCTTTGGACGTTCTCATCAGGTTAGACCCTTCGTTGATTGTACCTTTAAAGGGTAAGGGAACATTAAATGGTATTATTGTGCTTGCTGATAGAATAAACCAAAAAGATTTCAGTGAATCCGATAAGGAGTATATGTTAAACATTGCATCCTTAGCTGGCATTGCAATTCAAAACGCATACCTTTACGAGCTTGCAACAACCGATATGATGACAAAGCTTAAAATTCATCATTATTTTCAAACAGCATTAATGGAAGAACGAGAAAAATCACTAAAAAGTAGCCTTCCACTATCACTTATAATGATGGATATAGATCACTTTAAAAATTTCAATGATACCTACGGGCATAGCTGTGGGGATATGGTGTTAAAAAACGTTGCTTCGGTGATATCAGGTTCTGTCAGGCAAAGCGATATTGCAGCACGCTATGGTGGAGAAGAATTTGCTGTCATACTACCTCATACAGATGTGAATGAGGCTTTTAAGGTAGCAGAGCGCATTCGTATTTCTGTTCAAAAATCATATGTGTTGTATAAAAGAAAAAAATTAAGTGTAACTGTTTCATTAGGTATAACGCAGTTTAATCCTACTATAGATGAATCAACAAAAAGTATTATTGATAGAGCCGATAAAGCACTATATTTATCCAAACAGCAGGGCAGGAATCAAACCACAGTTCTTCTTTCAGATAAGTAG
- the rplU gene encoding 50S ribosomal protein L21 — protein MYAIVEIAGKQYKVEKDKTIAVDLLDANDDETIAIDKVMMFVDGDKVLVGQPYLSNVTVKAKVGGVVRGDKVRGIKFKKRKNYTRTLGHKQPYTSITIVDMSVK, from the coding sequence ATGTACGCAATAGTTGAAATAGCTGGAAAGCAATATAAAGTGGAAAAGGATAAAACCATAGCTGTTGACCTGCTGGATGCAAATGATGATGAAACAATCGCTATCGATAAAGTCATGATGTTTGTTGATGGGGACAAAGTTTTAGTTGGCCAGCCATATTTATCAAATGTCACGGTTAAAGCAAAAGTTGGCGGTGTAGTCCGTGGTGATAAAGTGAGAGGGATAAAATTCAAAAAACGTAAAAACTATACCCGAACATTAGGACACAAGCAGCCATATACCAGCATCACTATTGTCGATATGTCAGTAAAATAG
- the hisA gene encoding 1-(5-phosphoribosyl)-5-[(5-phosphoribosylamino)methylideneamino]imidazole-4-carboxamide isomerase has product MLVIPAIDLKEGRCVRLVQGDPLQETVYSYDPESIAKQFEEAGAKLIHVVDLDGAFEGQPVNMHIVKKIARAVSIPIEIGGGIRTETAIKMYLDEGIERIIVGTILIEDSFREIAERFKEYIIAGVDAKDLKIATHGWKKIIDMDAINCIKELQSIGISEIIYTDIATDGMLQGPNFKSIEKILSEIPGIALIASGGVSSIDDLEKLKKYENNGLKGCIVGKAIYDGRINLRNAIALCD; this is encoded by the coding sequence GATGTGTCCGATTGGTACAAGGTGACCCTTTGCAGGAAACGGTGTATTCATATGATCCCGAGAGCATAGCAAAGCAATTTGAAGAAGCAGGAGCCAAACTTATCCATGTTGTTGATTTAGATGGTGCGTTTGAAGGGCAGCCAGTAAATATGCATATTGTAAAGAAAATAGCCCGAGCAGTGTCTATCCCCATTGAAATAGGTGGTGGCATAAGAACTGAGACGGCAATCAAGATGTATCTGGATGAAGGGATAGAGCGGATAATTGTTGGGACTATCTTAATTGAAGATTCATTCAGGGAGATAGCAGAGCGGTTTAAGGAATATATCATAGCAGGTGTTGATGCTAAAGATTTAAAAATTGCAACCCATGGCTGGAAAAAAATAATTGACATGGATGCTATCAATTGTATAAAGGAGCTTCAAAGCATTGGCATCTCTGAGATCATTTATACAGATATAGCTACTGATGGGATGCTACAGGGACCCAATTTTAAGTCAATAGAGAAAATATTATCTGAAATTCCTGGCATTGCTCTTATTGCTTCCGGTGGAGTTTCATCTATTGATGATTTAGAAAAGTTAAAAAAATATGAAAATAATGGATTAAAGGGTTGTATAGTTGGCAAGGCCATATATGATGGAAGGATAAATTTACGCAATGCCATCGCATTGTGCGATTAA